A region of Takifugu rubripes chromosome 6, fTakRub1.2, whole genome shotgun sequence DNA encodes the following proteins:
- the prkab1a gene encoding 5'-AMP-activated protein kinase subunit beta-1a, protein MGNTSSERAAIGHGEKAQRRDSRGTKEGERPKILMDSPEDADIFHSDDIKAPLGKEEFLEWQQDLEVDEKAPMLDRPTVFRWTGECKEVYLSGSFNNWANKIPLIRSQNTFVAIVDLPEGEHQYKFYVDGQWTHDPAEPVVTSQMGTVNNIIQVKKTDFEVFDALMVDSQKCSDVSDLSSSPPGPYHQEAYVPKQEEKFKSPPILPPHLLQVILNKDTGISCDPALLPEPNHVMLNHLYALSIKDGVMVLSATHRYKKKYVTTLLYKPI, encoded by the exons ATGGGGAACACCAGCAGTGAGAGGGCTGCTATTGGTCATGGGGAGAAGGcccaacgacgagacagccgaGGAACAAAGGAGGGCGAGAGGCCTAAAATCCTTATGGACAGTCCTGAGGATGCAGATATTTTTCACAGTGATGACATAAAG GCTCCTCTGGGAAAAGAAGAGTTTCTGGAATGGCAGCAAGACTTGGAAGTCGATGAAAAGGCACCAATGTTAGACCGACCAACGGTCTTTCGTTGGACTGGAGAGTGCAAGGAGGTTTATCTCTCTGGATCCTTCAATAACTGGGCCAACAAGATTCCCCTGATCAGAAG TCAGAACACCTTTGTGGCCATTGTTGATCTACCTGAAGGGGAGCATCAGTACAAGTTTTATGTGGACGGCCAGTGGACCCACGATCCTGCAGAG CCAGTTGTCACCAGTCAAATGGGGACGGTCAATAACATCATCCAGGTGAAGAAAACTGACTTTGAGGTGTTCGATGCTCTCATGGTTGACTCGCAGAAATGCTCCGACGTGTCAG acctctccagctctcccccTGGGCCGTATCACCAGGAGGCCTATGTTCctaaacaggaggagaagtTCAAATCACCACCCATACTCCCACCTCATCTGTTACAGGTCATCCTCAACAAAGACACTGGAATATCT TGTGACCCTGCGTTGCTCCCAGAGCCCAACCACGTGATGCTGAACCACCTGTATGCCCTCTCCATTAAG GATGGAGTGATGGTGCTCAGCGCGACCCATCGGTACAAGAAGAAATATGTCACCACTTTGCTGTATAAACCCAtctga